The Paraburkholderia sp. D15 genome has a segment encoding these proteins:
- a CDS encoding ATP-binding protein, translating into MVEEITSSGSPDEWSDLPPSPRNFATSRRALSVVLATSIVVPLVCFSAYCYRDYVSRVSAANGAVTRLARVAQEHALKVMDLNGDMSTRVTDVLGARDDRQIDEKEESLHEQLDRIGGGYPQVASIAVFGTGGRLLVSSRYYPSPPISIAGREDFKAARALSPQPYIALPMRGAVSGLPVFNMTTARLTPDGRFLGAIAVALRLDYFERFYGELSEEGLPVAVGLYRRDGATLVRYFGRPAPGKARLSQQRPEPVLAEVLRDKPASGMTRIVSGDDDLATITAFRRVGDYPLYVAVGYEPATVWMQWWKHCALIGILIGVPSIAVWLLVLYSFRQVSAEERAWRSWHAEAMRRASAEASGRRLQRMGALGNLVGNVAHEFNNLLLAVSTNMAIARSKECKDVDAEVGAVERVVEGASALARGLLSVTGKLPARQAIVRLDSWLPSVEEAIRRVFETDTVKVSVEVPSDPWPVLVDVSELKLTIINVATNAGDAMPHGGRFVVQVQNLQMAGDDPDLPAGDYVLVELSDNGEGMPDEVVRRAFEPLFTTRRRVARVGLGLSQVLAACERNGGTARLNSEWGAGTTVRLYLPRYRDAVDDPVLAATASVEATSASRPSVLIVEDNLEVAAGLAAALGFLDLQVHHETGADSALSLLDSGVSFDFVLSDIQMPGRLNGIDLAERLRAQYPTLRMALMTGYADELERAQRVGVPILSKPFAIRDLHHLIVAGLSEDSRHVIRIS; encoded by the coding sequence ATGGTTGAAGAAATTACTTCGTCTGGAAGCCCGGACGAATGGTCAGACCTCCCGCCTTCCCCGCGCAACTTCGCGACCAGCCGGCGGGCACTCTCGGTAGTGCTGGCGACATCCATCGTCGTTCCACTCGTCTGTTTCAGCGCATATTGCTATCGCGACTATGTCAGTCGGGTGTCGGCTGCCAACGGCGCAGTAACGCGCCTGGCGCGCGTTGCACAGGAGCACGCGCTGAAAGTCATGGACCTGAACGGTGACATGTCCACCCGTGTGACCGATGTGCTCGGCGCACGGGACGATCGTCAAATTGACGAGAAAGAAGAAAGTCTGCATGAGCAGCTCGACCGGATTGGCGGCGGCTATCCGCAGGTCGCCTCAATCGCCGTATTCGGGACTGGCGGCAGGCTCCTCGTGAGCAGCCGCTACTACCCGTCTCCCCCTATTTCTATCGCAGGTCGAGAGGACTTCAAGGCCGCCCGGGCATTGTCGCCGCAGCCCTATATCGCATTGCCGATGCGCGGCGCGGTTTCCGGCTTGCCCGTTTTCAACATGACCACCGCCCGTTTAACGCCCGACGGACGCTTTCTCGGCGCCATTGCTGTTGCGCTGCGCCTCGACTATTTCGAGCGTTTCTACGGGGAGCTATCGGAGGAGGGACTACCCGTCGCTGTCGGCCTGTATCGGCGCGATGGCGCTACCCTGGTTCGTTACTTCGGTCGACCCGCGCCTGGTAAGGCCAGGCTCAGCCAGCAGCGGCCGGAACCGGTTCTTGCCGAGGTGTTGCGCGACAAGCCTGCGTCCGGCATGACGAGAATCGTCTCCGGCGATGACGATCTTGCGACCATCACGGCGTTCCGGCGTGTGGGTGACTACCCGCTGTACGTCGCCGTCGGATATGAGCCTGCCACCGTCTGGATGCAATGGTGGAAGCATTGTGCGTTGATAGGAATTTTGATCGGCGTCCCCAGTATCGCCGTCTGGCTGCTTGTCCTCTATTCGTTTCGCCAGGTTTCAGCCGAGGAGCGGGCATGGCGAAGCTGGCATGCGGAGGCGATGCGACGTGCGTCAGCGGAAGCCTCAGGCAGACGTCTCCAGCGGATGGGCGCGCTCGGGAATCTGGTAGGCAATGTCGCACACGAATTCAACAATCTGCTGCTGGCTGTCTCAACAAACATGGCGATCGCGCGCAGCAAGGAATGCAAAGACGTAGACGCGGAGGTGGGCGCGGTGGAACGCGTTGTTGAAGGCGCGAGCGCTCTCGCCCGGGGGCTGCTCAGCGTCACAGGAAAACTCCCTGCAAGGCAGGCGATTGTCCGGCTCGATAGCTGGTTGCCGTCAGTCGAAGAGGCCATCCGGCGCGTTTTTGAGACCGACACGGTGAAGGTCTCGGTGGAGGTCCCATCCGATCCGTGGCCGGTTCTCGTCGATGTCTCAGAACTCAAGCTGACGATTATCAATGTCGCTACGAACGCAGGTGATGCGATGCCTCACGGAGGACGCTTTGTCGTCCAAGTCCAGAATTTGCAAATGGCCGGCGATGATCCGGATCTTCCGGCGGGCGACTATGTTCTGGTCGAGCTTTCTGACAATGGAGAGGGGATGCCTGACGAGGTCGTCAGGCGTGCGTTTGAACCGCTCTTCACAACGCGCCGGCGCGTTGCGCGCGTGGGCCTGGGACTGAGTCAGGTGCTCGCAGCATGTGAAAGAAATGGCGGCACGGCGCGGCTGAATAGTGAGTGGGGAGCGGGTACGACGGTGCGTCTTTATCTGCCGCGCTATCGAGACGCGGTCGACGACCCTGTATTGGCGGCCACCGCGAGTGTTGAAGCTACCAGTGCATCGCGGCCTTCGGTACTGATTGTGGAGGACAATCTGGAGGTCGCCGCCGGACTTGCGGCGGCACTCGGCTTCCTTGACCTGCAGGTGCACCACGAAACAGGCGCGGACAGCGCGCTGTCGCTGCTTGACTCCGGTGTCAGCTTTGACTTCGTGCTATCGGATATCCAGATGCCGGGCCGGTTGAACGGCATCGATCTGGCGGAGCGGTTGCGTGCGCAGTACCCGACGCTAAGAATGGCGTTGATGACAGGCTATGCAGACGAACTTGAGCGGGCACAACGGGTGGGTGTGCCAATTCTCTCGAAACCGTTTGCCATCCGGGACTTGCATCATCTTATCGTCGCCGGTCTTTCCGAAGACAGCCGCCACGTGATCCGGATTTCATAA
- the tyrS gene encoding tyrosine--tRNA ligase: MTQISPTLPDDPISRSQALRVLTERGYINQCTNIEGLSSLLNQRSAPAYLGFDATADSLHVGHLMAIMALRCLQQHGHRPVILVGGGTTRIGDPSFRSEARPILTDEQIATNIAGIRKAFGQFLEFGDGPTDAIMFNNADWLDSLSYVKTSSAAARWDSMIIWSSRSTMPRYP; the protein is encoded by the coding sequence ATGACCCAGATTTCTCCCACGTTACCCGACGATCCGATCTCCAGATCACAAGCGCTGCGGGTTCTAACCGAGCGTGGATATATCAATCAATGCACCAATATAGAGGGTTTGAGCTCCCTGCTTAATCAGCGCAGCGCTCCGGCATATCTCGGGTTCGACGCCACGGCGGATAGTTTGCACGTAGGCCACCTGATGGCGATCATGGCGCTTAGGTGTTTGCAACAGCACGGGCATCGGCCGGTAATTCTAGTCGGCGGCGGCACCACAAGAATTGGCGATCCAAGCTTTCGTTCCGAAGCGCGCCCGATACTGACGGACGAGCAAATAGCGACCAACATCGCCGGAATTCGAAAAGCCTTTGGCCAGTTTCTCGAATTCGGCGACGGCCCCACAGATGCCATCATGTTCAACAATGCCGACTGGCTGGATTCGCTGTCCTATGTGAAGACCAGCAGCGCAGCCGCGAGGTGGGATTCGATGATCATCTGGTCAAGCCGGTCGACCATGCCGCGCTATCCCTGA